A stretch of Dermochelys coriacea isolate rDerCor1 chromosome 6, rDerCor1.pri.v4, whole genome shotgun sequence DNA encodes these proteins:
- the LOC119857913 gene encoding dispanin subfamily A member 2b-like gives MACKEQTVSIDLQPRGLPPPYPGPQQGFPAEQPRDFVLWSLFNVLLCQKLACLGCLGFPALIFSIKARDRKVLGDLEGARSYGTTAKVLNIIGSLLVVVAIAVVLFFCFWRA, from the exons ATGGCGTGCAAGGAGCAGACCGTGAGCATCGACCTGCAGCCCCGGGGCCTGCCTCCCCCCTACCCCGGCCCCCAGCAGGGCTTCCCCGCCGAGCAGCCCCGCGACTTTGTGCTCTGGTCCCTCTTCAACGTCCTGCTGTGCCAGAAGCTCGCCTGCCTGGGCTGCCTGGGCTTCCCAGCGCTCATCTTCTCCATCAAG GCCCGAGATCGGAAAGTACTGGGGGACCTGGAAGGTGCTCGGAGCTATGGCACCACCGCCAAGGTGTTAAACATCATCGGGTCACTGCTGGTGGTAGTTGCTATTGCTGTggttcttttcttttgcttttggaGAGCTTAA
- the LOC119857885 gene encoding dispanin subfamily A member 2b-like: protein MDPSVSIDLQPRDGGKMRQEGSAGPYSTYPYSGLGQSIAGQSIAGQEPPRDFVLWSLFNTIFCNVCCLGFMALVFSFKARDRKVLGDANGAGSYGKTAKCLNITVLVLSLLTVILIIVLVATGAVPFSHTVQHGNQNRNSYGINYGN, encoded by the exons ATGGATCCCAGCGTGAGCATCGACCTGCAGCCCCGCGACGGCGGCAAGATGCGGCAGGAGGGCTCGGCTGGCCCGTACTCCACCTACCCCTACAGCGGCCTCGGGCAGAGCATCGCCGGGCAGAGCATCGCCGGGCAGGAGCCGCCCCGCGACTTCGTGCTCTGGTCCCTCTTCAACACCATCTTCTGCAACGTCTGCTGCCTCGGCTTCATGGCGCTGGTCTTCTCCTTCAAG GCCAGAGATCGTAAAGTTCTGGGTGACGCCAATGGAGCAGGAAGCTATGGCAAGACTGCCAAGTGCCTGAACATCACGGTCCTCGTATTGAGCCTCTTGACAGTGATTCTGATCATCGTCCTCGTGGCAACAGGAGCTGTGCCCTTCTCGCATACAGTTCAACATGGGAACCAAAACAGGAACAGCTACGGCATTAACTACGGCAACTAA